One genomic segment of Mobula hypostoma chromosome 2, sMobHyp1.1, whole genome shotgun sequence includes these proteins:
- the sesn1 gene encoding sestrin-1 isoform X3, protein MRLATIATARTKAKSHTEMGMRIPRPLTQGPSEFIPEKEILQLGREDAETRVLLIEAFATLGCLDNLTLLMGFHPQYLDSFLKTQHYLMQVDGPLPYDYRHYIAIMAAAQHQCSYLVNLHVNDFLQVGGDSRWLAGLDSAPQKLQTLSEVNKILAHRPWLITKDHIEKLLKADEHGWSLAELIHVVVLLTHYHSLASFAFGCGINPEIHCDGGHTFRLPSVSNCYVSDLANGNNAVEKRLNIQGSEQVIETTCEVEALMEKMKRLQECRGEAETSQEEMATRFEREKTESFFVTSVAENEKSIDIREISRHFEDPSYGYKDFCRHGEQYVPTFRAQDYTWEDHGYSLVNRLYPDVGQLLDEKFQKAYNLTYNTMAMHKNVDTSMLRRAIWNYIHCMFGIRYDDYDYDEINQLLDQNCKVYIKTVVCSPSKTTKRMYDSFWRQFKHSEKIHINLLLMEARMQAELLYALTALTRHLT, encoded by the exons gaaatgggaatgagaatcCCCAGGCCTTTGACACAAGGACCAAGTGAATTCATTCCTGAAAAAGAA ATTCTGCAACTGGGAAGAGAAGATGCAGAGACGCGTGTATTGCTGATTGAAGCGTTTGCAACTTTGGGTTGTCTGGACAACTTAACATTATTGATGGGCTTTCATCCACAGTATCTTGATAGTTTTCTCAAAACGCAGCACTATCTAATGCAGGTGGATGGCCCGTTGCCATACGATTATCGGCATTACATTGCAATAATG GCTGCAGCACAACACCAGTGCTCGTATCTTGTAAATCTCCATGTTAATGACTTTCTCCAAGTTGGTGGAGATTCCAGATGGCTCGCAGGATTAGATTCTGCTCCTCAAAAGCTTCAGACATTAAGTGAAGTGAATAAAATTCTTGCTCACAGGCCTTGGCTTATTACGAAAGACCACATTGAA aagcttttaaaagccgaTGAGCATGGCTGGTCACTGGCTGAATTGATACATGTGGTGGTACTGCTCACACATTATCATTCTCTTGCATCTTTCGCATTTGGTTGTGGTATTAACCCTGAAATACATTGTGATGGAGGCCACACTTTCCGTCTGCCTTCTGTTAGTAATTGCTACGTATCCGATTTGGCAAATGGTAATAATGCTGTGGAAAAGCGACTGAATATTCAAGGAAGTGAA CAGGTTATCGAAACCACTTGTGAAGTAGAAGCCCTGATGGAAAAAATGAAACGCCTACAAGAATGTAGAGGTGAAGCAGAAACAAGCCAAGAGGAAATGGCAACAAGATTTGAGCGAGAAAAGACGGAGAGTTTCTTTGTTACATCAG TTGCAGAAAATGAGAAATCGATAGACATCAGGGAGATTTCTCGTCATTTTGAAGACCCAAGCTACGGTTACAAGGACTTTTGCAGACATGGTGAGCAATATGTGCCCACTTTTCGAGCTCAG GATTATACTTGGGAAGATCATGGGTACTCCCTTGTGAACCGACTTTACCCGGATGTTGGCCAGTTATTGGATGAAAAGTTTCAGAAAGCTTATAACCTGACTTACAACACTATGGCAATGCATAAAAATGTTGATACCTCAATGCTCAGAAGAGCCATTTGGAACTACATCCATTGTATGTTTGGAATAAG GTatgatgactatgactatgatgaaaTTAATCAGCTTTTGGATCAGAACTGTAAGGTTTATATAAAAACTGTGGTTTGCTCACCATCAAAGACCACAAAAAGAATGTATGACAGCTTCTGGAGACAATTCAAACACTCTGAGAAG ATTCATATAAATTTGCTGCTTATGGAAGCTCGTATGCAGGCAGAACTCCTCTATGCTCTGACAGCCCTTACACGACATCTGACATGA